The following coding sequences are from one Devosia neptuniae window:
- a CDS encoding Gfo/Idh/MocA family oxidoreductase gives MAKTYALVGTGGRARMFYEAILGPHREHSRLVALCDTNQVRMDYTNRAIEKELSGKAVPTYKAADFATMIAEAKPDTVIVTSIDRTHHQYIIAALEAGCDVITEKPMTTDPEKCQAILDAVERTGRSVRVTFNYRYAPHNSALRELIAEGAIGTPTSVHFEWLLDTRHGADYFRRWHRDKRNSGGLMVHKSTHHFDLVNFWLGSQPDTVFAMGDLKFYGRANAEERGVFTPYTRTTGVEAAKDDPFAIDLTANPVQKGLYWDGEKEDGYQRDQNVFGDGISIEDTMNVMVRYRNKAVMTYSLYAYAPWEGFNVAINGTGGRLELMVRETSYINAGSTSTAEGAAKGIDLYHFPLHGEARVIPIKHAEGGHGGGDNIMLNEIFGDATPRPGYGANHRDGALSILTGIAANQSFATGLPVDVRKLVRF, from the coding sequence ATGGCCAAGACCTATGCACTGGTGGGAACCGGGGGTCGGGCGCGGATGTTTTATGAAGCCATCCTGGGTCCTCATCGCGAACATTCCCGGCTCGTCGCGCTCTGCGACACCAACCAGGTCCGCATGGATTACACCAATCGCGCGATCGAAAAAGAGCTGTCCGGCAAGGCCGTCCCCACCTACAAGGCCGCCGACTTTGCCACGATGATCGCCGAGGCCAAGCCCGATACCGTCATCGTCACCTCAATCGATCGCACCCACCACCAATATATCATTGCGGCGCTCGAAGCCGGCTGTGACGTCATCACCGAAAAGCCGATGACCACCGATCCCGAAAAGTGCCAGGCCATCCTGGACGCGGTCGAGCGGACCGGCCGTTCGGTGCGGGTGACCTTCAATTACCGTTACGCCCCGCATAATTCTGCCCTGCGCGAACTGATCGCCGAAGGCGCCATCGGCACCCCGACTTCGGTGCATTTCGAATGGCTGCTCGACACCCGCCACGGCGCCGACTATTTCCGCCGCTGGCACCGCGATAAGCGCAATAGTGGCGGCCTGATGGTCCACAAATCGACCCACCATTTCGACCTCGTGAATTTCTGGCTCGGCAGCCAGCCCGACACGGTCTTTGCCATGGGCGATCTCAAATTCTACGGCCGCGCCAATGCCGAGGAGCGCGGGGTATTCACCCCCTATACCCGCACCACCGGCGTCGAAGCGGCCAAGGATGATCCCTTCGCCATCGACCTCACCGCCAACCCGGTCCAGAAGGGCCTTTATTGGGACGGCGAAAAGGAAGACGGCTACCAGCGCGACCAGAACGTGTTTGGCGACGGCATCTCCATCGAGGATACGATGAATGTCATGGTCCGCTACCGCAACAAGGCGGTGATGACCTATTCGCTCTATGCCTATGCCCCCTGGGAAGGCTTCAACGTCGCCATCAACGGCACCGGCGGGCGCCTCGAGCTGATGGTGCGCGAAACCTCCTACATCAATGCCGGCTCCACCTCGACCGCCGAAGGCGCCGCCAAGGGTATCGATCTCTATCACTTCCCCCTGCACGGCGAAGCCCGCGTCATCCCGATCAAGCATGCTGAAGGCGGGCATGGCGGCGGCGACAATATCATGCTCAACGAAATCTTCGGCGACGCCACGCCCAGGCCCGGCTATGGCGCCAACCATCGCGACGGCGCGCTATCGATCCTGACCGGCATCGCCGCCAACCAGTCCTTCGCCACCGGCCTGCCGGTGGACGTGCGCAAACTGGTTCGCTTCTGA
- a CDS encoding GntR family transcriptional regulator, with protein MAQVLETNEETIALRVVRALRDEIVTMALRPGDVISESDIAGRYGVSRQPVREAFIRLAQQGLLLIRPKRATVVKKISPDGVRQSRFIRESIEVEIIRRVAAKPGKDALAVLNGLIADQEKASAANDRAAFHTLDELFHRTLARLAGVEYAWQLIDDHKIQLDRVRYLTLGVSSSQRAIAEHKEIAAAVGKADVAAAEQAMREHLERAEVLLTQTIEDFPDYFE; from the coding sequence ATGGCCCAGGTGCTGGAAACGAACGAGGAAACCATTGCGCTGCGCGTGGTGCGCGCATTGCGCGACGAGATTGTCACCATGGCCCTGCGGCCGGGCGATGTGATTTCCGAAAGCGATATTGCGGGGCGCTATGGGGTGTCGCGCCAGCCGGTGCGCGAGGCCTTTATCCGCCTGGCGCAGCAGGGATTGCTGCTGATCCGGCCCAAGCGGGCCACCGTGGTCAAGAAAATCTCGCCCGACGGGGTGCGGCAATCGCGGTTCATCCGCGAATCCATCGAGGTCGAGATCATTCGGCGGGTGGCGGCCAAGCCGGGCAAGGATGCCCTGGCCGTGCTCAACGGGTTGATCGCCGATCAGGAAAAGGCCTCGGCGGCCAATGACCGGGCGGCGTTTCATACGCTGGATGAATTGTTTCATCGTACGCTCGCCCGGCTGGCGGGTGTGGAATATGCGTGGCAGTTGATCGACGATCACAAGATCCAGCTCGATCGGGTGCGCTATCTGACGCTGGGCGTCTCCTCGAGCCAGCGCGCCATTGCCGAGCACAAGGAAATTGCCGCTGCGGTGGGCAAGGCCGATGTGGCGGCGGCCGAGCAGGCTATGCGCGAACATCTGGAACGCGCCGAAGTGCTGCTGACCCAGACGATCGAGGATTTCCCGGATTATTTCGAATAG
- a CDS encoding alpha/beta fold hydrolase — MSESWQAERRNLDRLTKHRRMDVDGVDVFYREAGPADGPVLLLPHGYPGSSMEFRGLMPALADRYRLLAPDFPGQGLSATPEGFDYSFDGYARFLERFAERLGVQRLVLYLHDFGSQIGLRLAILRPEWIAGLIIQNGDIYEDVLGPKYGGLKAYFADKSPEHGKAIEDAVSQEGFREEYLNALRPELAETLPPELWLYHWSLMTPRRKAIMVDIIKGLEQNLDWFGRYQSYLRQHQPPALILWGPQDGYMPEESARAYQRDLPRSELHLLDAGHWALETSLDDMVPLIRDFLGRVWADRVTNA; from the coding sequence ATGAGCGAGAGCTGGCAGGCCGAGCGGCGTAATCTTGACCGGTTGACCAAGCATCGGCGCATGGACGTCGATGGGGTCGATGTTTTTTATCGCGAGGCGGGGCCGGCCGATGGCCCGGTCCTGCTCTTGCCGCATGGCTATCCCGGCTCGTCGATGGAGTTTCGCGGGCTGATGCCGGCGCTGGCCGACCGCTACCGGCTGCTGGCGCCGGATTTTCCCGGGCAGGGATTGAGCGCCACCCCGGAAGGGTTCGATTATAGCTTTGACGGCTATGCGCGGTTTCTGGAGCGCTTTGCCGAGAGGCTGGGCGTGCAGCGGCTGGTGCTTTACCTGCACGATTTCGGATCGCAGATCGGGCTGCGCCTGGCCATCTTGCGGCCCGAATGGATTGCCGGGCTGATCATTCAGAACGGGGACATCTACGAGGACGTGCTGGGCCCCAAATATGGGGGGCTCAAGGCCTATTTCGCCGACAAGAGTCCCGAGCACGGCAAGGCCATCGAAGATGCGGTGAGCCAGGAGGGGTTCAGGGAAGAATATCTCAATGCGCTGCGGCCCGAACTGGCCGAAACCCTGCCGCCCGAACTCTGGCTCTATCACTGGTCGCTGATGACGCCGCGGCGCAAGGCCATCATGGTGGATATCATCAAGGGGCTGGAGCAGAACCTGGACTGGTTCGGGCGTTACCAGTCCTATCTGCGCCAGCACCAGCCGCCGGCGCTGATCCTGTGGGGGCCGCAGGACGGCTATATGCCCGAGGAATCCGCACGCGCCTATCAGCGCGACCTGCCGCGGAGCGAGCTGCATCTGCTCGATGCCGGCCATTGGGCGCTGGAGACCAGCCTTGACGACATGGTGCCGCTGATCCGGGACTTTCTCGGACGGGTCTGGGCGGACCGCGTTACAAATGCGTAA